The window attattataataataatcagtactgaacaatttaaaatttaaaaatatatatattttgttttactaatataatttattatattgtactatatatattaaaaaccatgtactatgtatacgtgtatatatatatattttcataaaattggtatttattttcattttaaataaacaaaaatcgtttttaaattgacaattttttttcaagcaatatagaaataaataaaaattatattatttattattcctactacattaatatttttattatatattaatttttatatatatcacatgaagaaatcattcaaaatattaataaaatatcaattttttatttgtactcttTTGGCgtcattatattcattttatagttaacaactattttttccctAGTAGTATTTTATTGcgatatacttatttatatacattttgcaGGGCCTAATATAAAATCAGCTCTGTCATTTGATGTTAATGTATGCACATAACAagctatttcatatttatacattaaaaaaatcatcaataatcCATAATCCCAAAGACtagtcataaaattataataaatatattagttaacttttcaaaattaaagaaacaaagtaCTTAGACACTGAGTCTAATTGTTTGATAAATGTAAATTGCTGCATATATTTGTTCTTACTCTTTGCAATGAATCTaggatgaaaaatgtaaatttgccTATTTAcattggaaacatttttttttcagttgcaaagagatttttattttttataaagactaTCGGACCTACCAACCTGTAATTGTTGTCTAAAATGCAAAGGtcctttaaatcaaaataaatttttattaacagtggTGCATAACACTTTCTAATTTTACAGGGAattatatgatgtaaaataacagattgtcatattaaaaaaattatcaattaatcaaACAGCTGTAttattctaaaaatcaatttattaaaaaatccttttgatAATATATCAACAAGAAATAGTTGCCAACATTACCCAGAACAAGAAAAAGGACTGCAGAACTGGCAATGATTAATGATTACTAATCTCACAGACAAAAACTGATAGAACAGCAGAGCAACTTCCATTATTATATTGGCAAAACTAATTAGTACATTAATACGGAACGACAAGTTATCACTTTTACTggccaatatatattttaaagaacaatataatcaaaaagttttactgtaatatataaataaatattataaaagatacggttttaaatattaaaaactccaattaattaaataaaaataccaccCTTTGATAATGGACAATCGACTATGTAaatcattagaaaatataattttactttataaattaattttaaactgtaattatttaatgtatctaaATGATAAACAGAAGGATAGAAATTGAAGACTTTTTTCATCATCAcactattagaaaattataaataaaactatagcaaggttattttactaaaataaataataaaactaataataaaaagtggCAATATCTTGTAACATATTAATACTACGTATTATTTTAggaacaacaacaataataataatatataatttacaatatactgaaaaagaaaaactgttccataacattatattttgttgttatttattaaatggtcAGCTGTCTGtcttaaacatgttttattttttctaactctCTTTTTtggttgtattaataaataaataaataaataattaccaaaaaataaacatttttagttagtaatttattagttctaaattaaattaccaaaataaaaaattataaaaaacaaaaacaaaggaattatataatacaaatattattaacaataataattatattgtaatataacaaGGTaccagataataaattttcaaaatttgttattgtaataataaaaaaatataaataaatattgttttcctctgtttaacaataaacataaaaacacaatttttttattgtttcttcttggttattattattatgatggaTGAAGAATGGAAGAAGTTCCTCATTTTGTTTTACGTGTTAAAAACAAGAACAGCGACCAACCTGTAAATATAAGGtacattgtaaaaattataaaaatagccttcttttttctaatttaaataaacgtacaaattttaatcgaaaaaaagaaatatttagttgTCAATTCATGTAGTGCTTTAATgtgtcattataaaattttaattagttttttttttttaaaaagacttaaaaactttaaaaaacatattagtaGACCAGTGCAAATAAATTTCAGCATTTTATCATTCCAAAggtgaaaatatattaagaattttattaatacacaGTTGTTAGTAATGATTCTTATAAAACTTCTTTGTAAATGTGGTTGCCAGGTGGTTCTACCTATACAGACTCCTTGAAATACGTGTACAAGTGATAAGCTATATACAACTGTCCATGATTAAATTCATGAAATGGCAAATGTAAATCAATGCTTTTTATAAGGTCTGTTCCAATGCTTTATTTATTGTCATAGCATTATCCATGGTAATTCAGGCAGAAAGGTTAGTATTTAGGAACTAGAGTTAGAGTTAGTATTTAggattctagagcttgaagtaaggaaaaaagtacataacaaacatttctgaaaatgctttgttattaagttacagctagtgaaaaatttcacctgGATTCTAGTTATCCTGGTAAAATGAGAACATtggaatttattagtcatttaacaccataattttactttaaacttaaaaaaaatatgtcttgttcatcaaatttctctgttttatgttggattcatgaaaactacgggatataaagttctgggacttattttattcagtttcagCTCAAGAAACAGTCAAGTTTATTCCTTAAATAGTGACTTAAAACTTTCAGTTTGACTTCATTTCAATGAGGGAACTGAAATACAGGTGAAATTATTTGCTATCTTGATAACAAagtgttttagaatatatattgtaTGGACCTTTTTCCTTACTTCAAGCTTTAGTTCCCAAATTACttcctttccttctgaatcactctatataataaatcaaacagTTATACGGCTATTGGAAATAAGGTAGAAAAGaatcctatttaaaataattaagatgaaattttgcatagtaaatatatttataatgttctaGATGATTATctactgtttataattattaaatcaaccaCTATCcctaatgtttataaaaattagtctAATCAGGATAATCAATAATgtgctgtttaaaaattttatcaggcTTTTAAAAGAACTGTGAATATTCACTTCGCTTCTATAATCTAAAAAAGTTAACCATACATTAACAAGGTTATTGCTGTAATCCTCTAggcttacatttttttcatttgaccAATCTAACAAGgcaaaattaaatggttaagaAAACCCCAAGAAAAAGGCGAGTAACAGATTTGACTATAAGCTTCTTTCAATACATTTGATTATAATGAATGCTTTCTTAtcaaaacagatttaatttattttacattttaattactagAGAGATTTTGGAAGAAACGGGTTTTGCATCAACGGGTTAGAATAAAAGCAAACAGAATTAGAAACAATTCTTTAAGACAAAACATTTTGCAGTTATCGCCATATGTTTCTTTTCTGATAATAGACTGATGACACGACCGGTtatatataatactgtaataCCGGTTATAAAATCCAGCGTTACATGGTTTAATGTAGGACACAACATAAAAGAGAAGTTAGCGTATtgacatttctgagatgtgtggttaattgaaaccaaaccaccaaataacaccggtaaccacgatctagtattcaaatccgtatttgAATCGTAGAACTCTTGAcgttgaaatcagctgatttgtgaagacgtgttcaccacaagaccaacccggtgggttaagttaAACTTAACCTAAATGTTTTAAAGGTCACTATGTACTACAcagataaaatatacaaaacaaaacttgaaaaactttatagataaataattttgtcttttaattaaaccaaactgaataaaactaaaaataaagcaatacattttaaattgtttaaaaaaatccttcttcTCTATGACATTTGCACATCTGTTCTGATGCTGGATACCTTCCAGAGCTAAATGACCTGTACAGTCTCATGTTAGATAATATCTTATTAGTTTACTATGGTTTATAAACATTCTCACTTTTCGATAAATACCAAAGGAAGCGTGATGGTATTATTTGTAATTGGATGGGGGAAAAAAAGGATGCTGCTGTTGATTACAAAGCACTATCTGACTACAGTTTTGTTTTTGAACATATAATTAAAGGTAATAatcttaatcttatttttaaaaatatatatataatttccaaaATCAATACCTTTGtgtcttattttttcttaattggattACGCTGCGGAGTGGATGGGCGACCAGAATTCATTCCACTGTATTGGTATTTGGCTTTCTTTTCTGAAGGTTTTAATATctgaacataagaaaaaagccaatttataagtatttaatatatagtatttttatataattagatgcATGCAATCAGttcactaagaaaaaaaaagatatttctattCTTACTGTTACCAAAGAAGTGgtaattaaatagaaaagtttttacaaataaaacttgcTTACATTTGCCAGAATTTCCCATGAAGCTAAGAATTCTGGAACTGAGACAGTTGAAATGATTTACCTGATTTTTGGAAATAAAGCTTTGGactgtatgtaatattttatacaaaaaggtgtaaaatgtaacaatttttgataataaacagTAGTGACCAACACTATTACCAAAAATTCTGAAGAACTGATTAACTATTTGTGAGGACTGTTGACTgaccaataataaataacacagtCATGTTAAGTTATAATTCAACAAGCAGTTTTAAGACATCTATATATGCATCATGAATACATGTAACTGTAATACATGTAACTACCAGACTCCTGACACACCCAATCAAAATTAGCCCTTTTTTTTGCACCAAGACTTCAGATTGCCATCTGATCTTAAATTCTTGGTGCATTGATTACAAGAGTGGGTTGTGATGCCACTCTTGTGTGCTTGCTGCAACACTGGATGCTGGActattttagtaaaagtaaaatggtatataaaaatatatgaaataaaaaatctaaaaaacacaCCAATGTAGCCTATTTTTAAGGGTACTTTAACTAATTGATCTATGATTAACATATTGCACTCATCAATcaacatataaaacattaaatatatgctgataataaaattaaattttatggaaaaagtagaatatttttcttaaattgtaagCAATCGTTACGTAtacttcagtaaaataaataaaatttttatacaattattaactatttgttaaaacttaaaaaagtaccTGAAAAGAACACATAAGTGTTTCATCTACTGACATCATGCCGCCTGCATTATCAAATTCACCACAATAATTGGGTGCAGAAAATAATGTTACCAACTGTCTTTTTGCAAAAAATTCATACCCATCTTCAACAacctacaagaaaaataaatattaaaagaatatactttatttactgaTTTCAGAATCTCATAAGAATTAAGAatctaataaatatatctttagatCCTAACATAATATATCTTTACAATATTACTTTAGTACAATGAGCTGAACATTTAATACTAAAAGTTATATAATCTAAGCTATGAAAAAGAGAATGTTCCTAtgttaaaagaatagaaaattcttaatagtaaatttctttacaaaaagaaGAGGTTTGACTGCTGTTAccaacataaaatgtttttgattgtaattttttttcttttacaatatctattgagtagttataaaaaaagaagtttaataaataatttatcacagcTTTTGTCAGTTTTGAATGAAATTGAATGAATCTTTAAAAGGCCAGATTGAACAATCTGAGatcatgtatttcatttttatacagatatttatatgtattatatagataattttgCTTTCTGAATAATGAATTCACATACCACTgaaatggaaaagagaaaatgTTGGACTTAATTCCCAATAAttgcttacttaaaaaaaaatgtattttcttttgtttgttatttcataataaagcaTAGTGTAAGAgctttatctaattaaaaaattaatttaacaaggaATATATCAAATTCAATGatgcaatttttcttttctccAACCAATTTTCCAGCTAATGGCAGGTCTGGATGTGTGTATACAGGCGACAAATGCAATTACTGTTACTGGCTCGCCAGGCCTGATGTAGCTACAGATGTAGTACAATGTAGGtataaatgtaccagtaaacaagTAGTTTGGAAcactcaggttgaccactcctgagacatgtggttatttgaaacccaatcatgaaagaacatcgatatccacagtctagtattcaaatccatataaaagcaactggcTTTACAAGAACttcaaccttagaactttcaactGCAAAAAAGAGCTGATATTGtggagtttaaccactagacccgTGATGGCGAACCAATGACACATGAACTAATTTTGGGTGATATGCTTAGAGACAgacaaaaaattgcataattcaaatatttgtctCTTGCAACGGCCAGAGTTGGGCATCACTCAAGTAATATGTGTTGTGTAGCAAAGATATATAGTTAAAACATTCAAGATACATTGTTCCAATATTGACATTAATATAAAAAGGTTAAGAATTGCactataaaaagattaatctttattcatggcattttatttttactagagTGACAAAATGCCCAGTTCCGGAAATGGCCTTGTTATTGTTAACATGTGCCTCAGGTAAGCTTTGTGTGTGTTCGGGAGCATTCGGCAAACGGACGCACTTGATTGCCATGTTCATTAGGAGACAGGAGTGGGAGGGTTAGAATAAAAAGATATACAGTGCAACAGTGCTTGATGAGACATTCTGCGTGTCGCATAATTGATTTTAGCACCATATATTTGTTGATTATACATACTACTACCAGGAATCAGTGCAACAACACTGCAAGTTAGTAAGTAAGAAACCTACataccttttataaaaaatgtcataatttatttatttatttttgcagccttgtgatttttctttaaaaacaggcTCAAATTACCAATaaaggctgatttttttttttacagaataaactgATCAAAGTCAAACAATCTTTACTGAtaacatgtattaaaaatattaattattgataacatGTATAGGAAAtggtaaaaacttaaaataccaTGAACTTATCAGAAAACTAGCTCAACCTAATCAATATAATtagatttgtttgaaaaattatttttcagtaaaagaaattatatatggaatgctattaaaaaaaacaaacctgaTGAGCTCTACATATCAAATCTAAATCATGTCTGTTAAGAAATCTACCAACAACATCTGCACCAAATGTAAATGACACACCACGATCATTTTCACCCCAACCTTGAACATCTTTATCAGGATCTGACCATAATAAATCACATAACAAACCTggaatcagaaataaataaattatttctcaaagtttcattattactttaatttttatttactgcctccatcgtataaaaatattatacttgaaGCTGTTTCAATCAAGTTAACTCCAGTATCATATTCcaaatgtacaattaattacatagaataacaaaaatgttgGTTTATGTACCACACCAATAGAGAATATATTTCTAAACAaacttacagaataaataaaaaatgttattaaattatcatttgaaaaacaaatttaagttgTGATAAAtagttaagtttaataataaaaaaatttaattttaattaacatttaatggaAGTATATAGACACAAAATACATGGCAATTTAATGTGTAGAGACAGAAGACCACgtttataaaggtaaaaattaaaacaggtggcataaatatttagaattagaaaaatgtaatacatCAAAAACATGAACAGAATAGAGTAAAAATCTGTAAAGAGGTACTATACTATCTTATTCTAAATAAGAATAagatagtataaatatattacaccatacattcataaaaatgatTGCGCTAATAGAGCAAGTAGGACGAAATAAATCTTCAAAgatctttttttacaaacaaaaataacatcacacAGATGTGAGATCTACTGCACTGTGATTCATGTCTccaaattataaactttaattttcgaagataatgaaattaattattacaggTGGAAGGTTCATTTCAAGCAAACAAATTCTATTTTAGAACAGAATTTGaagatatacaaaaatatatctaaaaagatgaaaaatatatactCTCTTCTCATGTAATTTTAGAACATATACTGAAGAAAGATTAAAtctgtaatatcattaaaaagcattttgtaaaacagatttcaataaaataaataaatacatagaatgaaaaactatttaagaTATTACAAGAATTCATATTACTATAAGAAGAGTAGAAAACAAAGAAACACAAACGGCACTCTGCACTGCCATTAGATATAAGCCTAGAATGTTGTGTAATACAAATGTACTGAATGTTGTGTACTtactaatttatacattaaagaaaCTAAACAAACTTCAGTCAGGAGAATACTGTCACTGATGATATTGTTACTTTGGTCAGAGTCATCTgccttgtaattatttttcaaatgcatTATTATATCTTTAAGGAAATCAGTTACaaaaatctaaatccatattctcTTAAAAGGTCGTAAAATGTACAAAGGGTAGCTAAAATGTAATACACACTGAAACATAATAGGAGAACAAAATATTACACTAAGTGATAAGTCTGCCATCTTGCAGCTTCATTCCTCCATTACTAATATTGCTGACCATGCCACTTTCATTTTCAATCAGTCACGATTGTTATGGAGTTGGAGTATGCTTGCTTATGTTTACATGTCTAAAGCAATGTGCAGTGATGAACatttaacagcagaaaaagtgAATGCTCCTGACATTTATTGCcgattaaaaacaattatgatgATGAAACTGCTAATTTTAGTACTGTGAGTAGGTGAGCCATAAAATTTTGAAGCTGGTAAAGAGAATACTGAGGATGAACCTAGCAGTAATTGACAAATTTCTGGGTCTGTAAAGCACCAAAAGGAGGTTAATTAATCCAAAATTACTATTGCATCACCATACAGATAGGCACATTGAAAGAACGAATAAGACCCCATTATTGAACAATTGAGCTACTGTAAAATCTGTTTGCAGTGGCACCACCaccaatcaaaaaaattcaaaacaaccctctaaaaaaactattttttttttggggcacACAATGAAGAGGTTCATTACTAACACCATAAAGCAATGATTTTACAAAACGTAAACTAATTTGTAACACTTGTgcaaagtataataaaaagtataagaaaaaaaaagaattaaaaaataaaattaacaaaaactgcgcaataacagaaaaaaataataaaaatttaatcacaatataaaatactgagaaaACATTATAAGTATTAggtaatcaaaaatatatatgtctaGCTTTACGAAAGAATAAGATATTCGATAACATCATCAGATTGTTTTCTAGAATAGTTCGGATTgtagtttctttaaatttcaccTAATTCAAATCTCAGATGCAACACTGCATAACACACACAGTCCACAATGATGTGGTGTATCATTAGTTGGCAACTGTAGTGAATACAAACAGGTGCACTGTCTGATTTATTAGGTGTCCATGTGTAAGATTAGTATGCCCTATTTGCAAACGACAAATAATAACTCCTTTTGACTTGAAGAGCACAGTATCCTTAATGTATCTGAGTTTACTAACTACTGCAGTAGTCCAGTCTCCTTGCCACCACCTTCCTTGAAGAGTttgtttaacagaattaataaaatcagtagaaGTAACATGAGTAGTGAACGTGTAACATTAATGTCTTTAACAGTGGAATCAGCACATTCATTACCTAggattcccacatggctagggatcaAGCAGAAAACTCACTTGTGTGTAGCAACAATTTAACTCTGCGATTGCATTTAGTAATTTCTGTGACAgtaggatgtctagaatacaaattttctaaaggTTGGAGTGCATTAAATGAATCACTACAAATAAGGATGTGAACGGGGCCATTGATAGTGAGCTGGGATTCTAAACACATGTAATCGGGCTTACTACCTAGAAGCTGGGACGACTGTAAATTCTGTGCAATATATAGAGATGTTAAAAATACAGGTGTGTGATGCATGGAGAAGTTGAATGTGTACTCAAGAATCAAGCACCCAATTTTCTGAGCCAATAATTCTGCAACACAATAATATTCAGCCATATACATGGTGTGTCCCCACTGATCCTATtgtgaagttaaaatttgaacCAATTCAACATCATCCATAATTGCTTGATTTGGTGCCTtgcaattttcacttctttctgtaATTAAAGGGGaatattaagggtattcatttcaccatgATGTACTGAAAATGATGTATTCACAAATGATGTACTGAAGGACACATTGAGTTACAGTTCAATGAAAGACCATCAACATTCTTCAGCGaaggaatgagaaaactggttcaccatTGAGAGAAATGTGTAACTGATGTGTTAAAATGCTgacatgttaaaataaatataagtttttgtagcaaataaaacataattttatgccAGAGTTATTTCATTTGACTAAATTTTATGCCAGAGTTATTACATTTGACTATCTTTTTTCACTTGTGAGTTATGAATGACaatgcattacatttcagccacctcttttttttgtttgttgatagGTATACATGTATAACAGAATATATCAAAAAATCTATcacaaatttctgttaaaaaaaatgtaatttgaaatatttataacttttttttttattgcggttAACATTACTAAAAACAACGAAACAAATAAttgcttcatttttcttttttataaatgtctttacattaaaataaaaccaatttagtaatttagcaaataaaattagttaaacttttatatatatattatatatatatatattctacagtcttgtgcaaattaatgtgaacaagaggtaatttttagttagttatgttGTATCACTGACTCTCGATGTAATACAGCTGCTTCCctctatttcaaatattttctgaaaatatcttGTTTGTTTTGAGAGGTTAtggtatttcttattattttattctgatctcTTCTAGTGTAAGTGATCttatgattttgttaataaatttagaaaagtaaatgttagatagtaaattaattagaaagtaattaaaaaaataaatgttagtaaatttagaaaagtagcaATGTGGATTTAACTCCTAAGAAACGTAGCAAGATACTAACCCTCCATGAACAAACTCTTATGACTCAAAGATAGGTAGCAGCAGCGTGTAAGGTTTAGTCTAGGAgtcgttaataaaatatttaggcaAAATTTTGAGATTGGTACAATTTCACCCTAACAAAAATGTTGCtgtggaataaaatataaaaccaagtTAAAAGATGATGATATGGatgataatatgaaataaaattaattctcagaaaaatagttttgagtTACAAAAAGACTTAGAATCAGCTGGTGTGAAAATTTACAATTCTACTGTATGCAGAAGACTTCTGGAAAGAGGTCGCAAGGCACGAAGGCCTAAAAGAAAACAACTTCTTACAGTTGACATGAAGAAGAAAAGGCTTCTTTGggccaaaaaatacaaaaactgtagTGCTGGGACTTGGAGAAAAGTCCCTTTCTCTGACGAGAGTCACTTTCTAGTTCAGGGCATAATTGTGTCACATGTGTGAAGAAGTGAtgagtgttttaccaaaacacaTCAAACAAGTTGTAAAGCATCCTTTAAAGATGTTTTGGAGATGCTTCAGCTACTTTGGACCTACTTTAGTATACATCTCTGGAATGATGAACAGTGAAAAGTACATCCCACTATTGGAAAATAGGGCTCTACCAGAACTTCAAAAACTTGCAGCTTTACTTGGAGTCGAAAACtctgtttttcaacaaaatttggcCCCCTGCCACTCAACAAACaaagttaagttttttatgtCTCAAAAAGGGATGCAGTGTTTGGACTGGTCTGGAAATTCACCAGACATGAACCCAACTGAAAATTTGTGGGCAATTGTGAAGAAAAGACAGAGAAAAATGGACTGCACTACCAAAGACAAGATGATTTGAGCTGTGATAAAGGTGTGGTTTCACaatcaacaaattaaagaaatatgtaaaaaaaaaactgaatacctaaaagaattaaaatggttattaaaGAGCAAGaacatattaaatactaaaaaagtacgttctttatatgtaataaatttgatttttgaaaatatacacttATTCACATTAATTTCCACAAGACTACATAtcttattttccaaaaataatgatattaatccactgtaattttcaaaaattcaaccaTAAACCTTTATTAAATCCAACTCctaattaaattgatttcatcagaattttatttcaactgcTTTCTTTGTTCCTTTCCAATgctttttaatgtgttttttatacaAGTATATGAAACTTTCAGAAGAGGGAATGTTTACATTATAAGATATCtggcaataaataatatatgataaaaaaataaaattcacagatttattttttgattaacctGTTTCGATTGAAAAAGTCAACCattcattcagaatttttttgcaCATCCTATCACCACTTTATGAACatgctataatttttttgataaaactgcTAGAAACACAAATCCAAATTCaaccaaatctaaaaaaataaaaactcctgcaaaaagtaaataaaagtcacACTGTGAgagaaagttaataattaattattcagtcaCATAGACAAATGTCAAATGTGTTCtgagaaatgtttaatattaaaacatgtcTTTGGTCTAAAAAgagaatatctaataaatatatttttatcttaccgGTATCTGGTACATCAGTTGGTCTCATAATACGTCTTATTTGTTCCATTCCTTGTAAGTCTGGACTCAGCCCACCGTGGCAGCAGAATATTTTCTCATCAATAATTGCTGCTATCGGCAGACAATTGAAACAATCTGTGAAAGTCTTCCACAATTTAATGTTGAAACGACGTTTAcctaaacaatagaaaaaaaataagttaatatatgaCTCTGAACATCAGTTTTAATGATTACTTCAGTTTTAAATAGTAGATCTTCTGAATTGATATGAAAAGCAAATGTAAATATGAATGTATTGATCATGGAAATACTGATGAAAACAATCTAAAAGtcactgaaataagttttatttttccgATGATGATgcaaataaattcagaaaacgttttcattatataattatattcaaatacatAAACTGTAAAGAGTAAACAATCAAccatcatttacaacaaaaacaaatttcaattattaaatagttataattaatatatttaagagggacttaatgaagatgaaatacaaaacttattctaaataaaaccttataaaaaaaatacataaataaatttatgaaacacaATAATTTTACTACACCACTGTTCTTTACTCAATGTT of the Lycorma delicatula isolate Av1 chromosome 10, ASM4794821v1, whole genome shotgun sequence genome contains:
- the LOC142331030 gene encoding serine/threonine-protein phosphatase PP1-beta catalytic subunit, which produces MADVPLDVDYLIQRLLEVRGCRPGKTVMMNEAEVRGLCLKSREIFLQQPILLELEAPLKICGDIHGQYTDLLRLFEYGGFPPEANYLFLGDYVDRGKQSLETICLLLAYKIKYPENFFLLRGNHECASINRIYGFYDECKRRFNIKLWKTFTDCFNCLPIAAIIDEKIFCCHGGLSPDLQGMEQIRRIMRPTDVPDTGLLCDLLWSDPDKDVQGWGENDRGVSFTFGADVVGRFLNRHDLDLICRAHQVVEDGYEFFAKRQLVTLFSAPNYCGEFDNAGGMMSVDETLMCSFQILKPSEKKAKYQYSGMNSGRPSTPQRNPIKKK